DNA from Anaerolineae bacterium:
GCTACCTATTCGTCAGCGTCCATCGTAGATCCTGCATGTCTCACCAGAAAGGAGGGCCAATGTGAAAGAAGTCGTGATCATCGGAGGAGTGCGCACACCCATCGGCACACACGGAGGAGCATTTCGCGATATCACCGCCCAGGAGCTGGCCAGCATCGCCATGCGGGGTGTGCTGGAGCGGACAGGACTCGACCCCCATCTCATCGATGAGGTCATCCTGGGATGCATCGGCCAGCAGAGCGACGCGCCCAACATCGCGCGGGTCGCCGCGCTGATGGCCGGCATCCCGGTGCGCGTGCCCGGCTACACCGTCCAGCGCAACTGCGTCTCGGGCATGGTGGCCATCACCAACGCCTACCAGGCCATCCAGGCCGGCGATGGGGACATTTTCCTCTGCGGCGGCACGGAGTCCATGTCCACCGCCCCTTACGTGGTGCGCGGTGCCCGCTGGGGCCTGAAACTCCGCCATTCCACTTTCATCGACACCCTCTGGGAGGGCCTCACCGATCCCATATGCAACCAGATCATGGGCTACACGGCCGAGAACTTGGCCACGATGTACGGCCTGACGCGGGAGGAATTGGACCAGTACGCCGTGCAGTCCCATAAGAAGGCCTTCATGGCGACGCGCACCGGCCGCTTCCGCGATGAGATCGTGCCGGTGCCGGTGATCAAGCGCGCCGCCGGCCAGGAGGTGGCTCGCGAGGAAATCATCCAGGACGAATGCATTAACCCGGGCCTGACGGTGCAGAAAGCCGCCCTCTACCCCACCGTGTTTAAGGAAGGCGGCGTGATCACGCCGGCCAACGCCTGCCCCATCTCCGACGGCGCCGCCGCTGTCATCGTCATGACCAAGGAGAAAGCGGATGCCCTCGGTTTCAAGCCGCTGGCGTACGTGCGGAGCTACGCCTATGCCGCCGTTCCCCCGGAGATCATGGGCATCGGCCCGACCCGAGCGGTGCCGGCGGCGCTGAAGCGCATCGGCCTGACGCTCAAGGACATGGACCTCATCGAACTCAACGAGGCCTTCGCCGCCCAGGTGCTGGCCGTCGGCCGGGAGCTGGAAGCCGACGGCTGGGATTGGGACAAGGTCAACGTCAACGGCGGCGCCATCGCCCTCGGACACCCGGTCGGCTGTAGCGGCACCCGCATTGTGGTGACCCTCCTGCACGAGATGATCAAGCGCAACGTGCAGTGGGGCCTGGCCACAGCCTGTGTGGGCGGGGGCATGGGCGGCGCCATCATCATCGAGCGGGCATAACGCCGGCTCATCACCCACTGAAAGGAGGCGAGCAGAATGGATATCGTTGCCATGCACAAGGACAAAAAGGCCCAGGCCGAATTCGCCCGCCGGGCCATGCAGGTCTACGAGGCCCATCGCGCCGAGTGGGAGGCGCAGTACGCCGGCCACATCGTCGCCATCGACGTGGACAGCGGCGACTTCTTCATCGGCCCGACCCTGGGCAAGGCCAACGACCTGGCATATGCGAAATATCCCGACAAATGGATCTATTTCGTGCGCATTGGCGAGCCGGAGCGGGCCATCGCCCTGCGAACCTGGTGACGAATCGGCCCGCACACATAACCTGAAGGAGGAGGTTGTACGATGTACATTTTCAAAGCGGGAGTGGTAGGTGCCGGCGCAATGGGCTCGGAGATCGCCCAGGTGATCTCCTACTCCGGCCTGCCCGTTGTGCTGAAGGATGTGGACCAGGCCATGCTGGACAAGGGCATGGCGCGCATCCGCGAGATCTACCAACGGCGCGTCGAGAAGGGGAAGATGAGCGCCGGCGAGATGCAGTCCAAAATGGACCTGATCACGCCGACGCTCACCTATGACGGCTTTGAGGACGTGGACATCGTCATCGAGGCTGTGCCGGAAAAGATGTCCATCAAACAGCGCGTCTTCGCCGAGCTGGACGAAGTCTGCCCGGAGGGCACCATCTTCGCCTCCAACACCTCGGCGCTGTCCATCTCGGAGATGGCGGCGGCGACCAAGCGGCCGGCGAAGGTCATCGGCATGCACTTCTTCAACCCCGCCCACGTCATGAAGCTGGTGGAGATCATCCCCGGCCTGGACACCTCCCAGGAGACCGTGGATGACGTGGTCATGTTTGCCGAGAGCCTGCGCAAAATCCCCGTCGTCGTGCAGGAATGCCCCGGCTTCCTGGTGAACCGCCTGCTCATGCCCTATCTCAACGAGGCGGTGAAGGCGCTGGAGGAGGGCGCTGCCACCGCCACAGAGATTGACGAGCGCATGGTGGCCTTCGGCTGGCCCATGGGGCCGTTCACGCTGATGGACATGCTGGGGCTGGACATCTGCTACGACGTGGGCATGTACCTGTATCAGGAATACGGTTCCCGCATGGAGCCGGCCAAGCTCTTCGCCAAATTGGTGCAGGCCGGCCGGCTGGGCGAGAAATCGGGCGCCGGCTTCTACGGCTACGGCGACCAGACTGACGAGCCGGTCAAGCAGTTCATCAAGGAACTGCAGGAGTCCGGCCAGGTCCAGACCGGCACCGAGTTCAGCGAAGAGCGCCTGATGATGCCGATGATCAACGAGGCCATCCTGTGCGTCACCGAGCATGTCGCCAACGTCAACGACATCGACATGGCCATGATCGCCGGCACCGGCATGACTTACAAAGGCGAGCGCATGGGCCCCTTACAACTGGCGGACACCCTGGGACTGGACTATGTCCTGCAGAAACTGGAGGAATTCACCGCCAAGTACGGCGAGCGCTTCCGGCCGGCGCGCCTCCTGCGCACCAAAGTGCGCGCCAAACACCTCGGCAAGAAGGTCGGGAAGGGCTTTCTGGAATACGCCTGATATACCGCCTGCGCACAGACAGTGAAAGGAGATCAGACGATGGGCGAGTATCAAAACGTGCGCTACAGCGTGGATGACCGGGTGGCAACCATTACCATTGACCACCCGCCGGCCAATGCCTTCGATTCCCAAACGGTGATGGACCTGGAAGCCGCCTTTGACGAGGCCACCAATGACCCCCGCGTCAAGGTCATCATCATCACCGGCGCCGGCCAGTTCGCTTTCGTCGCCGGCGCCGATGTCAACGAGATCAACGCCCTGAAAAGCCCGGAGCAGGCCAAAGAGGTGGTCCTGCGCGGCCAGGCCCTCTTCAACCGCATCGAGGCCAGCCGCAAGCCGGTCATTGCCGCCATCAACGCCGTCTGCCTGGGCGGCGGCAACGAGCTGGCCATGGCCTGCCACATCCGCATCGCCAGCGCCAACGCCCGCTTCGGCCAGCCCGAGATCAACCTGGGCATCATCCCCGGCTGGGGCGGCACCCAGCGCCTGCCCCGCATGATCGGCAAGGGCAAGGCGCTCGAGCTCCTGCTGACCGGCGATATGATCAACGCCCAGGAGGCCTACCGCATTGGCCTGGTCAATCAGGTGGTGCCGGCCGGCCAGGTGCTCAAGGCCGCCCAGGGCCTGGCGAAGAAGATCGCCTCCCGCAGTGCCATCGCCATCAGCGCCATCCTGGACTGCGTGGACACCGGCCTCAAGATGAGCCTGAGCGAGGGACTGCTCTATGAGGCGGACAAGTTCGCCTCCCTGTTGGAAACCGAGGATATGCACGAAGGCGTGCGCGCCTTCCTGGAGAAACGACAGCCGCAGTTCAAGGACCGCTGAGATGCAGCCTGGCCGGCGGGGAAGCGGTACATGGGCCTTCCCCGCCGGCGCTTGCCGGTAATGGGCGTGCCACCATCAGCGCCTGGAGAGGAGGGAAGGCATGGATTTCTCGCTCAACGAAGACCAGCGCATGTACGTCAAAATGTTCGAGGATTTCTGCGCCAATGAGGTGGCCCCCTTCGCCCAGGAGACCGACCACGAGGAGAAGCCACCGCTGAAGCAGTTGCAGGCGGCCTCGGAACAGGGTTTCCTGGGCGCCATTTTCCCCGAAAAGTATGATGGCGCCGAACTGGATATGATTTCCTATGCCCTGCTGATGGAGCATCTGGGCAAAGCCTGCGTTTCCACCGCGCTGACTATCAACGTGCACGTAGCCCTGGTGGGGAGTGCCATCCTGCGTCACGGCACCGATGCGCAGAAGGAGGAGTGCCTGCCGGCCATGGCCGCCGGCGAAACTATCGGCGCCTTCGCCCTCAGCGAGAGCGGCGCCGGCTCCGATGCCGCCGCCCTCCGCACCACCGCCCAGCGCGACGGCGACCGCTACATCCTGCGCGGCTCGAAGACATGGGTCACCAACGCCGGCATCGGCCAGCTCCTGCTGGTGTTCGCCCGCACCTCGGAAGAAGCGGGCGGCAAAGGCATCAGCGCCTTCCTGGTGGACGTGGACACGCCGGGGGTGAAGGTCGGCTATCGCGAGAAGACCATGGGCCTGCGCGGCCTGGTGACCAACACCGTCTATTTCGACGGCGCGGAGGTGCCGGCGGAGCGCCTGCTGGGCCA
Protein-coding regions in this window:
- a CDS encoding thiolase family protein, with translation MKEVVIIGGVRTPIGTHGGAFRDITAQELASIAMRGVLERTGLDPHLIDEVILGCIGQQSDAPNIARVAALMAGIPVRVPGYTVQRNCVSGMVAITNAYQAIQAGDGDIFLCGGTESMSTAPYVVRGARWGLKLRHSTFIDTLWEGLTDPICNQIMGYTAENLATMYGLTREELDQYAVQSHKKAFMATRTGRFRDEIVPVPVIKRAAGQEVAREEIIQDECINPGLTVQKAALYPTVFKEGGVITPANACPISDGAAAVIVMTKEKADALGFKPLAYVRSYAYAAVPPEIMGIGPTRAVPAALKRIGLTLKDMDLIELNEAFAAQVLAVGRELEADGWDWDKVNVNGGAIALGHPVGCSGTRIVVTLLHEMIKRNVQWGLATACVGGGMGGAIIIERA
- a CDS encoding 3-hydroxyacyl-CoA dehydrogenase, giving the protein MYIFKAGVVGAGAMGSEIAQVISYSGLPVVLKDVDQAMLDKGMARIREIYQRRVEKGKMSAGEMQSKMDLITPTLTYDGFEDVDIVIEAVPEKMSIKQRVFAELDEVCPEGTIFASNTSALSISEMAAATKRPAKVIGMHFFNPAHVMKLVEIIPGLDTSQETVDDVVMFAESLRKIPVVVQECPGFLVNRLLMPYLNEAVKALEEGAATATEIDERMVAFGWPMGPFTLMDMLGLDICYDVGMYLYQEYGSRMEPAKLFAKLVQAGRLGEKSGAGFYGYGDQTDEPVKQFIKELQESGQVQTGTEFSEERLMMPMINEAILCVTEHVANVNDIDMAMIAGTGMTYKGERMGPLQLADTLGLDYVLQKLEEFTAKYGERFRPARLLRTKVRAKHLGKKVGKGFLEYA
- a CDS encoding acyl-CoA dehydrogenase family protein — encoded protein: MDFSLNEDQRMYVKMFEDFCANEVAPFAQETDHEEKPPLKQLQAASEQGFLGAIFPEKYDGAELDMISYALLMEHLGKACVSTALTINVHVALVGSAILRHGTDAQKEECLPAMAAGETIGAFALSESGAGSDAAALRTTAQRDGDRYILRGSKTWVTNAGIGQLLLVFARTSEEAGGKGISAFLVDVDTPGVKVGYREKTMGLRGLVTNTVYFDGAEVPAERLLGQEGQGFAIALEALDLSRVGLSAICLGAAEAALENGTRFAVEHEQFGGPIAYKQAIQNMIADSRAEIEAMRHLVHYAAWLAEEGDSRLRTQAAITKLICSEYAMRIANRMLQVHGGYGYMKEYAIERIYRDLRAMEIAEGTSQILRFLIARDQFAPHGISLRP
- a CDS encoding enoyl-CoA hydratase/isomerase family protein, whose protein sequence is MGEYQNVRYSVDDRVATITIDHPPANAFDSQTVMDLEAAFDEATNDPRVKVIIITGAGQFAFVAGADVNEINALKSPEQAKEVVLRGQALFNRIEASRKPVIAAINAVCLGGGNELAMACHIRIASANARFGQPEINLGIIPGWGGTQRLPRMIGKGKALELLLTGDMINAQEAYRIGLVNQVVPAGQVLKAAQGLAKKIASRSAIAISAILDCVDTGLKMSLSEGLLYEADKFASLLETEDMHEGVRAFLEKRQPQFKDR